The Pongo abelii isolate AG06213 chromosome 19, NHGRI_mPonAbe1-v2.0_pri, whole genome shotgun sequence genome includes the window TGATATCTGGCAGGTTTGACTATCCagaggaaattaaatatttttatatcaaattaaattataataaatattgccAAATGCTTTCCTTTAGCATTGTTCCAAGTCTAAATGTTAACCTCAAGCTACTGCAGTTTAGACAATGAAATGGGCTGGGCCTACCCCCAGCCACCAGCCCTCATCCTCCACCCAGTGCTCTGGTTTATGCCTGTCTCCTGACTGCTCTGCTTAAAGGTGAAAAGTagcaggaacaacaacaaaagccaacCAAAAACAAGGTAGCCAGTGCAAGACATCTCACTCTTCTGACATCCTGCAGTCCCCACCAGTCCCGACCGTGGGCCCCTCAGGGGTCTGGGAGTGTGACGTTGTAATCTTCATCCGTCTCTATCCCAACTTCCTCCTGTGGGACAGGGAGACAAGTGAATGAGACGTCACCAGGATAAGACCACAgggaagcaaagaaagaagagggTACCACTTACAAAGAACTGCTTCTTGCTCTTGGGGTATCCTTCAAGTATTGCATCAGACAGCTCTGTAGCCTGACAAGAAATAAAACCACCCGTTTTCAGATGGGCAGCACTGGGCACTGCCTGTCAGTTTATGATACTGTGTAGCGGTTGATCTGGTGCCTGCCATTTTCAAAAGCACCTCCAGGGAACTGTCTCGGAGCTCCCACACACTTAccatcctcttcctcttcctccactcCTTACAGTACTTCTGCCTCTCTCTGTATACCTAGAAGGAAAAAGCAAGTTCCTCTAACTCCTCAGAACCACAGCAGCCCTCTGGGGCTCAGCCCTGATGTTCACTCTGGACCTGCACAGCGGTCCTCCAGCTCACCTGCTCTTTCTCTTCTGGAGTCACATGATTGGTAGCTGCTTTAATGTTCTTCAATCTCTCTCTGTAGCCAGCGCATTCCTTCTTTAACTCCTGGATTTCTTTCTGCATCTCTGGTGTGGTCAGGGCACTAGATAATTCCTTGAGCTCTGAAACCACATCCCCCTGGGGTCACTTGCTACCCCTGAGGAAGGAGTTCTGTCTTTCCCAGTGGGTGCTCCCTGAGGTGTTCCACCTTGCTCTGGATCTATCATGTCACATGGAAATGCTCAGGAAACGAAGCCTTACAGGattatttattcttctaattttctttcctcctccatcTACAAGTAGTGTGGGTGTGAGGTTGAACACTTAGGCGTAGCCAGTTAAAGAAGCAGGAATAAAGGGAAACGTGGGGACAGTGTACTGATAATCGTGGCAGGGAGAACAAATGCGTATCTTGTCCAATTGTTGGTACACAAAAGCCATTAGTTAtcctacatttctttttatgcCTAAGGGAGCCCAGCAAAGGGGTCTTAGCTGCAACAAGATGCCACAGTCATTGAACCATTCATTTAGTAATTCCTGACCTCTAGAATGAACCTAAGCCTATGGGCACTTTTGAGGGGCTACCCAGTCCTACCAGCCTCCATGTAGCGGCAGCTCTGCTGCAAGCTCTGCACCTTAGCAGTGAGGGCCACGATTTTGCCATCTAGGCCTTGAAGGTCAGCATCACTCACCATGTCAAACTGGTCCTGCCAAGGAGGGAAAATACAAGTGAACTGTTGTGAGGCACAAAGATGGGAACACACACCTGGGAAGGCACTATTTAGATAACGCTCAGGAACCAGCCACACCCCAAACTCTCCAGAGGGTCTGCAGAAATAGTGGGAGAGTACTTTTGAGAAATCGTTTTCAGTTAAGGAGCGGCCCCACTAAAAAGGTGGGAAAGAAAAGCTGAAATCTAATGCCTGTCCTTAAGCAGCTACTACGTTGACAGGATACTGATTAGGACAGAAATCTTCCCATTTAGTGATAAAACCACTACCTGGACTGAAGCAGTTAAGTAACATTGTTCCCATGGTGGGGAAACCTAGATCATGGGTTTCCATAATAGATAGAAACTGGACTGGTGAAGAAGCATGATGGATGGGATGGAcggacttcttttcttcttccttcctgtccttccttcccatcctcctttccaccttcctttctctctccctccttccttccttcccttctcctccctcccctcctttcccctccctttccctctctctctctctgtctctctttctttctccctcccttccctcttttccttcctttctttctctgtcacccaggccagagtgcagtggtgcaatcttggctgactgcaacctccgcctcctggcttcaagtgattcttatgcctcagcctcctgagtagctgggattacaggcgcgcaccaccaagcacagctaatttttgtatttttactagagaaggggtttcaccatgttgcccaggctggtctcaaactcctgggctcaagtgatccatccgcctcagcctcccaaagtgctgggattacatgcatgagccactatgccggGCCTTGGGATCCATGTAGATAAGGGATTCCAGTAAGTCTGAGGAGCTTCTCTCATGAGGGGCCACTGCTAGAAAAGAACTGCACTGGGGATCAGTGCGGGGGTGGGGGAGGTCACATCAGTTGGTGATGGGGAGCAGGTTGAAAAAGTATGCCAGCCAGTGCAGTCTGGACTCTACACTTGGACAAGGTGAACCTATAGGGCAGAGGCCAGCAAACTATGGCCAGCAAGCCAAATCCTGCCAGATGTATGTTTtcgaaaacaaaattttattgaaacagcccaacccattcatttacatagtCTACAGCTGCTTCTGTTCTACAGTGGCAGAGGTGAGTAGTTGTGGCAGTTATACAGCCAGCCACGACAAGAGATATATATGGCCCACAAATCCTAAAAATACTGTCTGGCCatttgcagaaaaagtttgccaaaccCTCCTTTGGAGAATTATCTTTAGATGAGTAACACAAATGCAGCCTGTTTTAGGAAAGTTAGCCTTGAAAGTGGTTTGTTCAGTTTAACGAGTAATATCTGCTGGATGTTAGATACTGCGGAGGTGCTGATCAGATAAAAATGAATTGAGAAATGGGGTCTACCCTAGAGGAACTTCAGTTGAATAAAGGAGACaagtaaaaataattgtaatacaGCATGCCTCAAAAGAGGTAAGggccagggccgggcacggtggctcacgcctgtaatcccagcactttgggaggccgaggcgggtggatcacgaggtcaggagatcgagaccatcctggctaacacaatgaaaccccatctctactaaaaataccaaaaaaaaaaaaaaaaaaaaaaaaaatcaggcttggtggcaggcacctgtagtcccagctactcgggaggctgaggcaggggaatggcgtgaacctgggaggtggagcttgtagtaagccgagattgtgccactgcactccagcctgggtgacagagcgagactccgtctcaacaacaataacaaaaagaggTAAGGGcctgaaaaagaaacaattagCTTGGAGCATTCAAGGAAGATTTCTGGAGAAGGTGATGTCTAAGTGAAAtcctaaaggaaagaaagagctgGCCAGGAAGAGAAGCAGGTACAGGGAAGACAACATGCAAAGGACAGAGCAGTAAAACACATCAGAATTATCTAGTGTTCGTGGATAGAAAAATAATGAGGATTGGTGAGGCCAGAGGCTGGTTGGGGTGTCTTCCGGTGCCTTTTacatgttttttgcagcactagAGAGCCATTGAACAGTTTTAAATAGGGAAGGTGCATGACCAGATCTATTTAGACAGATCATTCTGACTGCAATGTTTAAGATATGTTTGAAGAGCCAAGATCTGTTAGGAGGATACTGCAACAGATGAAGAGGGCGTGAACTAGAGCAACCATGGCAGATGGAAAGGAGAGTGGATTCAAGAAtggaaaaatcagccaggctctGTGGTTCACACGCCtgtcctcccagcactttgggaggccaagacaggaggatcacttgagcccaggagttcggaccaacctgggcagcatagtaagacccatctctataaaaataagacaaagaaaaaaacaaaaacaaaaaacggaaAAATCAGCTGGACTTGATGGTTGACTAGTAAAGGAAGTCAAGAATTGCTCCCAAGTTTCTGGTTTGAGTGAAGAGTAATTCCATTAGGGGAGAAGAATGTTAGAAAGAAACCAGTCCGGGGTGGGGGGAAGATGAGGCATTCCACTGTGGCAATTTTGACTCTGATATTAATGCCTGACAGATTCCAGCTGGAGGTCTGGGCTGGAGAATATAAATTTGATATGTGTGTTTAGAGAATCAgatggaggcaggaggaacaTCATTTGGCAGAGGGTGTTGCTAATCTAGATGATAAGGAATAAGAGCTTTGGAGCGGAAATGGATCTTGGTAGCAACAATACAGGATCTTCTGTCATCCATCATATTGTAAATCTGGAAACCTCGTGAAGTTGGGATCCTAACAAGAGGAGTACACACCTTGATTTAAGGATAGTGGCCTAAGACAGGTGAGTTTTCCATGGGGGGCCTTGTCTCCAAAAGAGTTCACACTAGGAGTAGATTCACCCGTTGTCGGGCTCTCATGGGTGACAATCGGCGCAGGTTCTCCTCACCTGATCTGCAAAATAGATCTTCTGCTTGCCGTACATCTTCTCTTTGATCTTGCCTTGTTGCGCCAGCTGCTCCAGCGTCTTCACCACCACCTGGCAAAGAGAGAAGGGGCAATCAGAGGAGTCTGGGCCTGGGTCTGGGGAAATCCAGCCAGTGATGTGTAAAACGCCCAAGGCTCCAAAGGGCACGACCCCAGCCTGAATCCAGGGAGTCCGACGGAGAGGGAATCCCGGGAGAGGGTCCTCACCGCCTTGCCCAGTCCGTGTTCCCGCTGCAGGTTCCCGAACACATCCTGAGCGCTGTAGGGCCGGTTCTGCTCCTGCAGGTACCTCAGGAGGATCCCGGCGGCTACGGAGAGAAAGGCAGGGGAGGGGGCCACTCAACCGACCTCCTCACCCACTGCCCTCCCGAGTCTTACCCGCGCCCACGCCGCCGTTACCTCCCGCCGCAGTTTCTGCCCGGCCTTTACTCATCGCCTTTCCCGCCACCCAACTCAGAAAGCCGGACGTTGTAGTTGCTAGGGGCGACGGCTCCTTCCGGCGACGGGGGCGGGCCTCGAGCGGTGATTGGCTGAAGGCGAAGCCTTCCGGAGGAGCAAGGCGACTCCTCCCGGACCCCATAGTTCATTTCAGGTCGGAACTTGCACATCTGGGCCGGACCTCAAGCCCTGGGCCTCTGCGAAGGCGCCGGCGCACCCACGGCTAAGAAACTTCCTCTTTCTGCCCCCGGGAAGGAAGGCTGTAGCAGAGAAGGCCTTCAAGTTTCGAGACCCAGTTCCAGCCGCAGCTGAGCACTGGTGACCTTGAGTTAGGTCGAGTGTTGGGACTGGAAGACGCTTCAGACATCCGCTGCCGCCCTGGGCAAGCGACAGCTCAAGGTTACCCCACAGGGAGGTGCTCTGGTCCCACGGTCCAGTGCTCTTTTGTCGGTTAgttttgtcatttgtaaaataggaacaGTAGATAGTGGTAGGAAAGTTGTTGGGAAAACTTAATAGAAAGCTAAGCTCcttggtcgggcgcagtggcacatcacgcctgcaatcctatcactttgggaggctgaagcgggcggatcgtttgagcccaggaattcgagaccagtctgggcaacatgaaaccccatctctgcaaataaagtacaaaaaattaggcgtggtggcgcgcttctgtggtcccagctattctggaggctgagataggtCACCAGAGCCccggagatcgaggctgcagtgagccactatgagcgcgccactgcaccccatcctggcgacagagcgagatgcaGTCTCgaacaaaaaaaaagtgggaaggGGGGACAGCTAAGCGCCTTGGAGAGCAACCACCCTTATTTGCTTAATACCGAGCTTCGCACCCAGGGGGCACTCGACACCTGCTGTAGTTTGGACGCCAAGGAAAGATAGGGTTAGGAGGGGGCTGCTGTTCAACCACAAAGCTTGTGGAAAAGTTTGTTAGCCCAGTCAATCTCAGGGCAACACCTGGCAGGTGCTTTCCACCCCTGACCACAGTGGCCAATGGGACAGAGcctgaaataaatatttctagtttCTGAGGTCAGCTGAAGGCCAAAGAGCAGCTGTCCCTGCAGCTCAAACCATCCAGTGGAGGAGTAAGGTGCTACTTTTTAAAGCCTTCTGCTACCTACAACCTCCTTAGCCTTTAAAACGTGTGCTTGTCTCTGCACGTTTAGGAGACAATATTAAGAATTAGAAATGAaggggccgagcgcggtggctcacgcctgtaatcccagcactttgggaggccaaggcgggcggatcatgaggtcaggagatcgagaccatcctggctgacactgtgacaccccatctctactaaaaatacaaaaaattagccgggcatagtggcgggcgcctgtagtcccagctactcgggaggctgaggcaggagaatggcgtgaacccgggaggcggagcttgcagtgagaggagatcgcaccactgcactccagcctgggcagaccgagactccgtctcaaaaaaaaaagaattagaaatgaaggaaatacagGCTAAATACTAGCCAAGAGTGCCAGTTATGCTGATGGTGGGGCTCTCACAAGAAGGAAAGTAGCCTCATACTATGGTGATGTTCTGGCCATCAAGAAGGAAAAATAGGGGTGGGCTGGTGGGTCGCTCATACCTGGGCTTCCTTTTAAGGCTATCACTTCAAATTAATCAGAACTCAGATTTACAAGAGAAGACCTATCAAGGGTAGGACACCATTCAGCATCAGTCTCTTAAAGATTGTTCTCATACAAGATTTATTCCCCAGCACACTCCTCCCCTCCTCAGTTCACAGTGGAGACTGGAGATTCAGAGCAGGATCCCCCAGGTACAAGAAACACCTTCTGAAGATTTttgctctccttccttccctccctcttgccAACTCCCAAGGCCTGAAGCGCACACTCATGCAAACACACGAAATCCCCCTCCTTCACCATACCTCCTGTCTTTCCACATCAGAGCTCACCTGTAAGACATCTGAACTTGAGAGGTGTCCAAAGTGTTTGAGAAGCCTAAAGTGGGGAGATGCCATTACCCCTGACCACCCCACTATGAGTGACTATGAGACACCTAACTCTTCCCCCTTCTCACTGTCAACCATTTTCACTCCAGGCCTGGCCTCTGTACCTTCTCCATCAACCAAAAGCAAACATGTCAGCACACCCCCACCTGCAGTACCTGAAAACAGGCTCTGTCCAACATCCCTCACCCAAGTACAGGGGTGTTGGGGGAGTGGCCCCTGAGGATCAGCAAAGGGTTAATGCAGAAGGAAAGAGGACAGAAGAGTTTGGCTTGAGCTCTgattggggaggcagaggctatagACTGGCACAGGTTTAGAATCAATTACCATGTTTAAGTTTGTCTCACATGATTTTACTAGGGGCTGCAGAACAGACACCCCTCACAGGGGTCTCTGCTGATTACAGCCACATTCTTACTATTGGCTCATCCTTAAAGGAGGCCCCACCAAGTTGGGAAGCAGttgaaaataaaagctataaagGAGCTGAACAGGAAGTAAGAATAGGTGGTGCAAGAGATTATGGCCCCTGGGATGAATGACATGGAGCCATTTGTAAAGTGCTACTGTATCATCCCCCGTGGAATTACTGCTTCTCCAAAGGAGgagcagaggaaggaacaggaacATAGAAATGAGTATGGTATTGCTTTGCTCACTGCTGAGGCTGATGGCCAGATGGACCCAGGGGTTATCAGAAACCGAAGATTAACTACACAGCTCCAGAAGACTCAGTCCTCAAAATACAGAGGTGCTCACTAATCCTCCCAGTCAGCTGATCCCCCTGGGCCAAGGTAATGTAGAAGAGGCCCATCCCCACATcatattcacattttttaaatttcacaagcAATACTTTGGAGCACTGGGGTTCAGGCCCCAAGAAATGATGGGCTAGAGGAGAGGGAGCAGGCCTGTTCTGCAAAACCAAAGGAcaagtttgctttaaaaaaaaaaaaaaaaaaaaaaaaaatcacgctgggcacagtggctcacacctgtaatcccaacactttgggtggctgaggcgggctgattatttgcagtcaggagttctagaccagcctggtcaacatggtgaaaccccatctctactaaaaacacaaaaaaattagccaggcttggtggtgcatgcctgtaatctcagctactgaggaggctgaggtaggagaatcacttgactcggcaggcagaggttgcagtgagccgagatcatgccactgcactccagcctgggcaacaaagcgagactctgtctcaaaaaaaaaaaaaaagaaatcaaatcctGGTTTAACAAAAGATGATGactaatctcagcactctgggaggccaaggcaggcagatcacttgaggtcaggagtttgagaccagcctggccaacacggtgaaaccccatttctactaaaaataccaaaagaaaaattagccgggcatagtggcgggcacctgtaatcccactactcaggaggctgaggccaggagaacctcttcaacctgggaggcagaggttgcagtaagccaagatcacaccactgcactccagcctgggcaacagagcgaaactgtctcaaaaaaaagatgatgaCAATGTAACTACTCCAGCTGCTGCCTGACTTTGGGGGCTCTAGAGAGGCAATGAAAGGAGGAAGGCAGGCATGGGCTCTTTCAGTGAGGGCCCCTGAGCACTCATACCTAAAAGCAAACAGCAGCACCTCCTCAAAGGGGAACCAATATCCCTGACTATTTTGTTCCCCCAAAGTACCATCCTGATGGAGAGAAGCCTCCCTTGAGGGAGCATACTCTCACTTCAGTGACTGAGCTCAGAAATGGGCATCCAGctggtgggaggggagtgagTGTCCTCTCTAAGCAGGCCTCTGAGCATCAGCCAGGCCACCCAGCATACAAATATAATTCAGGGGAGGGGAGCCGAGTTCTTCCCTTGCCCCATCACCTTAAGTGGAATAGGGAGAAAAAAACCTAAAACCACAGTGACTCCCAAAAGGAGTCTCTGCCTCAGTGGCTCCTAGAACTGGCAGGGTCCAGCTGATTCAGCTCCGACTGGTCCAGAAGTTCAAAGTCATCCCCCTCAGCATCAGTGTCCAGGTCTGAACTGGGGGACCGGAGGAAGCCTCTCGTTGCTCTCTGGGCAGGTGCTCCAGAAGGGCCTGGTTGGGAGGCCCCTGACAAGGCCAGCTGAATCATACCCTGGGAGACCAGGCTGGCAAGGTTGCTGGTGAGGTTGGATCCTACAGGCAGAGCACCAAGCAGGAGCTCCGGCAGCGCAGCCTCGTCCCGGCTGGCAGGTGGGGCCTGGGGCTCCTCAGCCCCTGGCGGTGAACGGTACATCAAGTTGGGCATGCCAATGCTAGTGTCGTCCTCGTCATCCAGGCCAGCAGGATCCACATTAATGGAAGGGAAGTCTGGAAGGTCTCTGGCAAAGGATTCCTCTGGATCACTGTGACCATCTAGGTCTGGTAGAATACAGAAGTGTCTGAGTCATGGCACCTACCTGGCCCTCCTGTGCCCCAGCCCCACATGACCAGATTTTTCCCACCCTGGCTTTCTCAGGGTGAAATAAACCCATGGGACTGGTGTAACTTTCCCCTCCACTTATAGATGGCTGTGATCTCTACACAATTCCCCCTCTCTTCTTCTCTGTCCCGTGAGGCTACTGCCTGAGGCTACTAAGGGACTAAAGTCTTCAAGAAGGGCAGCAGTGCCATCCTGGCTGTAGCCACAGCCCTCAGGCTGCTCTGCCACCTGATCCATAGCTCAGAAAACAGGAGAGGAGCAAGTACCAGTATCCCCTCTGTTCAGGAAAGCTAAGAGGCAACAGAGCCATCAGCAACTGAGGTCAAAAGCTCCCCTCACCTTCAGAGCCTTCCGTTAGAGGTGTCTGGCCCCTTGAAAGATTGAATGTGCCATTATCTGTACAGGAGACTTCAGCGTCTGAGTGCTCAGAGTCTGTGATGGCCAATTCCCTGGCAACAGTAGAATCGTCCAGCTTATGAAAAGAAAAGACCAACAAACGTGAGATAATGCCATCAGGAATCAAGTGTAGTCACCAGGTACAGCTTTACTAATCAGCTAGCATTAGTTATCCAAAGGCCATCAATGTAACCAGGGATAGATGGTAACTTCATGTTGAAAACTCCCCctcccctttgtttttttttaaatcaatacatgtgaaagtaacaacaataacaaaaaaatcttGACCCCTTTTAGGCTGCTCTCCCAAAGAAAACACTCATTCATAACCTCTTAAGCACAGGAAGAAAAGCAGTCTTGGGGGAGTCAATTACCCACTTACTTTAAGGCAAAGAATCGATCCAGAGATAACTTTTCAAAGTGGTAGGAGGATACACATACTGCACAGACCCAAGGGTGAACTGGGCTGTTTAAAAGATGATCATATCAGCTGCAGAAGTTCTTCCATAATGGTAGGGTAAAAAGAGATATGGAAGAGCGGTGCTGGGCATCAGGCTCTAATTGAGATCTAGGTTGATTAGAGGAAtgatatgataaaaaaaaaaaattgagatctaGGAACAAAGTCTCACTTCTCTCCTTGTTACTGGTCTTGGGAACAAGGGGAGTCTAAGGCCTCAAACCTGGTTATGGCCTAAATGTGAGCTGTCAGATGGTTAAAAGGGAGCTAAAGAAAACTGGACAGTGAAGCAGCTCCCACACTCAACATACCTGAGGACAGAAGGCAGCAAGCTCCTCTTCACTGTCACTGTGGTTGTCCATGGCTCGTTCTGGGTGCAGAGCTCTGCGGCGTACTGTGGGAAGAGCACAAAGCCTTGCTTGATACCTTCCCACCAGGGTAAAATCCCCTTTAGACTTTAAAGGCATAAAATCAGAACACAAAACAATGAGCCTCTCTGAATCTGGCTCTAAGCCTACATAATAATAACAGAAGGCTGAGCTGCTGAGCCTAAATGCAAGGTGAGTTgataacacaggagaaaatatCTCAGCTTCCAACATCCTCTCCACCAGGccctacatatttcttttttctttttttttttttgagatagagttttgctcttgttgcctaggctggagtgcaatggcgcgatctcggctcactgcaacctctgcctcttggattcaagtgattctcctgtctcagcctcctgagtagctgggattacaggtgctcaccaccacacctggctaatatttgtatttttagtagagacggggtttcatcatattggtcaagctggtcttgaactcctgacctaaggtgatccgcccacctcagcctccaaaagtgctgggattacaagcgtgagccactgcgcccgggctGGCACACATTTCTATTCTGGTCAGATGATCAAATACCAGGCTTTGTCAACAACTGTCTGGATGGCTAAAGGCAGACCTAACGTCAAGGTGTTAAGTGGACATGATCAGAGAGAGGGCAAAAGGAGATGCACACCTTGTTAAATCAGACTTTTGAGGACTGGTATTATTCAACTGGCTGCCCCAAGGGGACTTGGGCCTTGGTGACCAAGTGCAGGGCTCTTTGAAGGCCAGGACTCCATAAAACACAAAACCTGACAAGACCACACAAGGGAGGGAAAAGTTTGTACTACCATCATTAATGTGTTGCATAGATCTCAGGCTAGTATACTTACAACCTCTGAGGCAGCAGTTTTTAATCACCTTTGGGAGGCAGCTTTTACTAGTGAAAAGAGACCAGGCTTAGGAGTTGAAAGGATCTGCTCTGGGctcagcgcggt containing:
- the PSMC3IP gene encoding homologous-pairing protein 2 homolog isoform X1; translation: MSKGRAETAAGAAGILLRYLQEQNRPYSAQDVFGNLQREHGLGKAVVVKTLEQLAQQGKIKEKMYGKQKIYFADQDQFDMVSDADLQGLDGKIVALTAKVQSLQQSCRYMEAELKELSSALTTPEMQKEIQELKKECAGYRERLKNIKAATNHVTPEEKEQVYRERQKYCKEWRKRKRMATELSDAILEGYPKSKKQFFEEVGIETDEDYNVTLPDP
- the PSMC3IP gene encoding homologous-pairing protein 2 homolog isoform X2, with the protein product MVSDADLQGLDGKIVALTAKVQSLQQSCRYMEAELKELSSALTTPEMQKEIQELKKECAGYRERLKNIKAATNHVTPEEKEQVYRERQKYCKEWRKRKRMATELSDAILEGYPKSKKQFFEEVGIETDEDYNVTLPDP